The Lysinibacillus timonensis nucleotide sequence CATCATCATGACCTTTTACTTCATCGTAGATTCGTTTAGTAATAGATTTCACAGTTGGTCCATTACGGAATTCAGGCTTCAACACGTTATAAGCATCGTCTTCATCCCATACTACAGCTTCTCCGATGAAACGTTCCTCAACTGTTTGTCCACCTTTAATAAGGAAGTTTGAAATTTTATTTTTTGGCATTTTTTCTGCAACACCGCGAATTACTTTACGAAGTCCTAATGGAACTTTTTCATAAGTCTCCATTTTTTTAGAGTTTTGATACCATTCGTAACCACCAAAAATTTCATCTGCCCCTTCACCTGACAAAACAACCGTAACATCTTTACTTGCTAATTCACAAAGGAAATAAAGAGGAACACTAGATGGGTTCGATTGTGGCTCGTCCATGTGGTATTGAATTGTTGGAAGTGCTTCAAAACATTCTTCAGCTGTAATATATTTACTTTCATTTTGGATACCTAATATATCGCACAATTCTTTAGAATGCGTTGTTTCATTAAACATTGCCTCATAATCTTTAAAACCAACTGAAAATGTTTTATTAGGTTGCATTAAAGCAGTTACATAACTCGAGTCAATCCCACCAGATAGAAAAGCTCCTACTTTAACATCACTGATTTGATGCGCTTCAACCGAATCTTTCATTGTGTGACGAATTTCATTTACATAGTGTTCCAAAGAATTCTCATTTTCATGGAACTTTTTATCCCAATAACGTTCCATTTTTGCAATTTTACCATCTTTAATAATCATGTAATGCGCAGGTGGTAACTTAAATACACCTTTAAAGAACGTTTCATCCATTGATGAGTATTGGAAAGTTAGGTAAGGGCGAACTGCATCCTTATTTAATTCTTTAATGAAAGATGGGTGTGGTAAAAATGACTTGATTTCTGAACCGAAAATAAATGTATTGTCAGTTGTGTGATTTGTATAATAAAGAGGTTTTATACCAAAACCATCTCTAGCTATAAACATTTGGTCATTGTTCTTATCCCAAATACAAAAAGCAAACATACCTCGTAATTTTTTAACGAATTCAACACCATATTCCATATATCCGTAAATTAATACTTCACTATCTGATTTCGTTTTAAATTGGTGACCTTTTGAAATTAAATCATCACGTAATTGTTGAAAATTATAAATTTCACCATTGAAAACTAGAACAATACTTCCATCGGCACTATAAAGTGGCTGGTTCGCAACATCTGATAAATCAATAATACTTAGACGTCTAAATCCTAAAGTAACTTGTTCATCTGTATGTATACCACCGCTATCAGGACCGCGATGAATAATTGTATTCATCATACTTTCAATTGTTTTAGAATGATCTATAATATTTGTTCCGTTAATATAGCCAATAAATCCGCACATATTTTTCACCTCGTGCTAAAAAATGCAATACAAATATATCATACCATGAATATTATTTTGTATGATACAGTAGTTACGATAAAAGATTATAAAACTTTAATACTAAACATTCAATGAACGTTTAACAGAAGTAGTTTTAGTAAGATAATAGTATATTGATCCTTATATAGTTGTTCCCAACTTTTATCAGTTTTAAATTAAAACAAAACAATCTAAAGAAAGTGAGTCTCTAAACATGTATGACGTTATTGTAATCGGTGGGGGTCCCTCTGGTTTAATGGCGGCTATTGCTGCTGGTGAACAAAAGAAACGAGTATTATTAATTGAAAAAGGAAATAAACTCGGAAAAAAACTTGCCATTTCAGGTGGTGGTAGATGCAATGTAACAAATCGATTATCTGTTGATGAAATTGTGAAACATATTCCAGGAAATGGGCGCTTTTTATACAGTCCGTTTACTGTTTATAACAATGATGATATCATTCAATTCTTTGAAGGACTAGGTGTTCCACTTAAAGAAGAAGATCATGGCCGTATGTTCCCTAAATCCGACCGTGCACAAGATGTAGTCAGTGCATTAATCAATGAATTAAAACGATTAGATGTTGAAATTAGACTACAAACAGCTGTGAGTAAATTGTTGATGGATGATGAAAAAATTTTAGGGGTTAGATTACAAAATGGTGAAGAAATTCAATCTAAGGCCGTAATAGTAGCTGTCGGTGGAAAGGCTGTTCCGCAAACGGGTTCGACAGGTGATGGCTATCCATGGGCTGAAAGAGCAGGTCATACAGTCACAGAACTATATCCTACTGAGGTTCCGGTTACCTCAAAAGAACCATTTATTGTCTCACGAGAATTACAAGGTTTAGCTTTACGTGATGTAGCAGTATCCGTGTTAAATAAAAAAGGAAAACCAATTATTACTCATCAAATGGATATGTTATTTACTCATTTTGGTGTAAGTGGACCAGCCATTTTACGATGCAGTCAATTTGTCGTAAAAGAACTGAAGAAAAGTGGAGCTCCTGTGACAATTCGTATTCAAACATTAACTGACTATAATGAAGAAACTTGTTTTCAATACTTAAGTAAGTTAGCAAAAGATGAGCCGAAGAAGACGTTGAAGAATGTATGGAAATCAATTGCTCCTGAAAGATGGTTACTATTTTTATTAGATCGGGTTCATATTGACCATTCTCTAACAGTAGCTGAAATTTCACAAGAGAAAATTCGACTACTTGCCCATGAGCTTGTCTCCTTTACAATGGAAGTCCACGGAACACAACCTTTAGAAAAAGCATTTGTAACGGGTGGTGGTATTTCAGTAAAAGAAATTGAGCCGAAAACTATGGCATCGAAGAAAAAATACGGATTATTTTTCTGCGGAGAAATATTAGATATCCATGGTTACACGGGTGGATATAATATTACTTCCGCGCTTGTAACAGGACGTATTGCTGGAATGAGTGCAGGATCTTTAGATTAGGTAATTTAACAATGTTGTTATCATTTCAACATTGAAGAAGTGGGTGTACTATATGAGTTACCCACTTTTATTATTACAGCACATGTTAATTTAAAAGATAGTCTTCTCCAAAAAGTACTGACGCTCAAATTCATTATATCGATATGTATCACTCAGAACTAAATGTAGTAAGTAATTTTTTCTTTTCTCATCTGTAACAGTTAAAATTTTCAACCGTGCTTCTTGTAAAAATTGTAAATACTCTTCATATCCATCTTCTAAAAAGCTATTAATATCATTTTTAATTTTTTTGGCAAGTAATGGACTTGCCCCTTCCGTCGATATCGCTATCGTTAGCCGGCCTCGCTCAAGTGTAGCAGTGTTAAAAAAGTTGCTGTCTTCTGGGGCATCAACTATGTTAATAAGTTGGCCTTCTACACAACTTTTTTTCACTTCCTCATTTACTTCTCTACTATTCGTTGCAGCTATCACTAAAAAAGCGTGATTAACGTCTTCTGGTTGAAATGATCGAGCCACCCAATGGATGTCTCCCTTTAAAGCATATTTACGTAATTCATCTGTTACTGTTGGACTGATTACCTCAACACTCGCTTTTTCTTTTACTAACTTATGTACTTTTTGTGTCGCCACTTTGCCCCCACCAACAATGACAATATGTTTGTTTTCTAATTTTAACATGACTGGATACAACCCATTCACACTCCTTGTAAAAAATAAAGGTTGCTCTGTGGCAACCTTTTTCTTGTAAATTAAACCATTGCCTTTTGTTTATGAAAATCCCTACCATCCGTAACAGCCTCAACATAGCCAACACGGATCACGAAATCCCCAAAATATTCACCATCATTACGTTCTTTTGCATAATGTTCTATAATTGGTCGAAGAGTTTTCAATATTTCCTCTTCTCCAATATTTTCTTTATAAATTTTATTTAAACGAGATCCTGTATGACTTGCACCTAAATACATATTATATTTTCCTGGCCCTTTTCCAATGAAGCCTATTTCAGCCATTGCTGCACGTGAACATCCGTTAGGACAGCCAGACATACGTATTGTGATATCTTGATTATGCAAACCGCTATCATCTAATATTCGTTCGATTTTATCTATTAATGACGGCAAGTATCGTTCTGCTTCAGCCATTGCTAGCCCACAAGTGGGTAGTGCTACACAAGCAATTGAATTACGACGAAGCGCAGA carries:
- a CDS encoding NAD(P)-binding protein, with the protein product MNGLYPVMLKLENKHIVIVGGGKVATQKVHKLVKEKASVEVISPTVTDELRKYALKGDIHWVARSFQPEDVNHAFLVIAATNSREVNEEVKKSCVEGQLINIVDAPEDSNFFNTATLERGRLTIAISTEGASPLLAKKIKNDINSFLEDGYEEYLQFLQEARLKILTVTDEKRKNYLLHLVLSDTYRYNEFERQYFLEKTIF
- a CDS encoding NAD(P)/FAD-dependent oxidoreductase; this encodes MYDVIVIGGGPSGLMAAIAAGEQKKRVLLIEKGNKLGKKLAISGGGRCNVTNRLSVDEIVKHIPGNGRFLYSPFTVYNNDDIIQFFEGLGVPLKEEDHGRMFPKSDRAQDVVSALINELKRLDVEIRLQTAVSKLLMDDEKILGVRLQNGEEIQSKAVIVAVGGKAVPQTGSTGDGYPWAERAGHTVTELYPTEVPVTSKEPFIVSRELQGLALRDVAVSVLNKKGKPIITHQMDMLFTHFGVSGPAILRCSQFVVKELKKSGAPVTIRIQTLTDYNEETCFQYLSKLAKDEPKKTLKNVWKSIAPERWLLFLLDRVHIDHSLTVAEISQEKIRLLAHELVSFTMEVHGTQPLEKAFVTGGGISVKEIEPKTMASKKKYGLFFCGEILDIHGYTGGYNITSALVTGRIAGMSAGSLD
- the asnB gene encoding asparagine synthase (glutamine-hydrolyzing); translated protein: MCGFIGYINGTNIIDHSKTIESMMNTIIHRGPDSGGIHTDEQVTLGFRRLSIIDLSDVANQPLYSADGSIVLVFNGEIYNFQQLRDDLISKGHQFKTKSDSEVLIYGYMEYGVEFVKKLRGMFAFCIWDKNNDQMFIARDGFGIKPLYYTNHTTDNTFIFGSEIKSFLPHPSFIKELNKDAVRPYLTFQYSSMDETFFKGVFKLPPAHYMIIKDGKIAKMERYWDKKFHENENSLEHYVNEIRHTMKDSVEAHQISDVKVGAFLSGGIDSSYVTALMQPNKTFSVGFKDYEAMFNETTHSKELCDILGIQNESKYITAEECFEALPTIQYHMDEPQSNPSSVPLYFLCELASKDVTVVLSGEGADEIFGGYEWYQNSKKMETYEKVPLGLRKVIRGVAEKMPKNKISNFLIKGGQTVEERFIGEAVVWDEDDAYNVLKPEFRNGPTVKSITKRIYDEVKGHDDVSKMQYLDLNLWMPGDILLKADRMSMAHSLELRVPFLDKEVMELAKNIPSKYRVNDIDTKYALRLAANGELPEEWANRKKLGFPVPIRHWLREEKYYNMVKELFQADFTHEFFDVNQLVGYLDEHYTGKANRARYIWTVYVFLVWYKRFFIDEVAA